A part of Thioalkalivibrio sp. ALJ12 genomic DNA contains:
- the ribD gene encoding bifunctional diaminohydroxyphosphoribosylaminopyrimidine deaminase/5-amino-6-(5-phosphoribosylamino)uracil reductase RibD, which produces MAQPGHEQAVEDRRHMARALELADYGRFSADPNPRVGCVLVRDGEVVGEGLHWCAGEPHAEVNALHAAGEAARGATVYVTLEPCSHHGRTPPCTEALIQAGVARAVIAMQDPNPRVCGGGMEALRAAGIEVETGVLEAEARALNPGFVQRMEQGRPWVRIKLAASLDGRTAMASGESRWITGEAARRDVQLWRARAGAILTGSGTVVADDPRLTVRMKPHQLAAQAGFPDDPHYSDLPTRQPLRVILDARLRTPPGAQILKSGPVWVLTGPDAARSPVADTLRGHGADVRPIALASDSPEGGLDLGEVLVELARAEVNELHVESGPGLAGALARGGWVDEWLLYQAPLLLGSSARPLVEWPLARMDERAELEILESRWVGDSLRLRARPRS; this is translated from the coding sequence ATGGCACAGCCGGGACACGAACAGGCGGTGGAGGATCGGCGTCACATGGCGCGGGCGCTGGAGCTGGCCGACTATGGCCGCTTCAGTGCCGATCCCAATCCTCGGGTGGGCTGTGTGCTGGTGCGCGATGGCGAGGTCGTCGGAGAGGGGCTGCACTGGTGTGCCGGCGAGCCGCACGCCGAGGTGAACGCCCTGCACGCGGCCGGCGAAGCCGCGCGCGGGGCCACTGTCTACGTGACGCTCGAGCCGTGCAGTCACCACGGTCGCACTCCTCCCTGTACCGAGGCGCTGATCCAGGCCGGCGTGGCCCGGGCCGTGATTGCGATGCAGGACCCGAACCCGCGGGTCTGTGGTGGCGGCATGGAGGCGCTGCGCGCGGCCGGGATCGAGGTCGAAACCGGCGTACTCGAGGCCGAGGCCCGGGCACTGAACCCGGGCTTTGTCCAGCGCATGGAGCAAGGACGTCCCTGGGTCCGGATCAAGCTCGCGGCGAGCCTGGACGGGCGCACGGCGATGGCCTCGGGCGAGTCCCGCTGGATTACCGGCGAGGCCGCGCGTCGCGACGTACAGCTGTGGCGGGCGCGCGCCGGGGCGATTCTGACCGGCAGCGGTACCGTGGTGGCCGACGACCCGCGCCTGACCGTGCGCATGAAACCGCATCAGCTGGCTGCCCAGGCCGGTTTTCCTGATGACCCGCACTACTCGGATCTGCCCACCCGGCAGCCGCTCAGGGTGATCCTGGATGCCCGGCTGCGCACGCCCCCCGGCGCCCAGATCCTGAAGAGCGGGCCTGTGTGGGTCCTGACCGGGCCGGATGCCGCGCGTTCGCCGGTCGCGGATACGTTGCGCGGGCATGGCGCGGATGTGCGGCCGATCGCGCTGGCCAGCGACTCGCCCGAGGGCGGACTGGACCTCGGCGAGGTGCTGGTGGAGCTGGCACGCGCCGAGGTAAACGAACTGCATGTCGAGTCCGGCCCCGGTCTGGCCGGCGCCCTGGCCCGCGGGGGCTGGGTGGACGAGTGGCTGTTGTACCAGGCGCCGTTGCTGCTGGGCTCGAGTGCCCGTCCGCTGGTGGAGTGGCCGCTGGCGCGCATGGACGAACGCGCGGAGCTGGAGATCCTCGAGAGCCGCTGGGTCGGTGACAGCCTGCGCCTGCGAGCCCGTCCGCGCTCCTGA
- the nrdR gene encoding transcriptional regulator NrdR — translation MRCPACGAQDTRVVDSRVAGPEQEQIRRRRECRECRARFTTFERAEFSLPRVVKRSGERVAFDEDKLRSGLRRALHKRPVKTEDVERVIDDIKRQLASLAAPEVKSDRIGEMVLAALHALDHVAYIRFASIYLSFASVQSFREAIERLEDDLTPEMRRSQLRLIDEGLADTDAAAPGDSQEGS, via the coding sequence ATGCGCTGCCCGGCCTGTGGCGCTCAGGACACCCGCGTGGTCGACTCGCGGGTGGCCGGTCCGGAGCAGGAGCAGATCCGGCGTCGGCGCGAGTGCCGCGAGTGCCGGGCGCGCTTCACCACCTTCGAGCGGGCGGAGTTCAGCCTGCCGCGGGTGGTCAAGCGCTCCGGCGAGCGCGTTGCCTTCGACGAAGACAAGTTGCGCAGTGGTCTGCGCCGGGCGTTGCACAAGCGCCCGGTGAAGACCGAGGATGTCGAGCGCGTGATCGACGACATCAAGCGCCAGCTCGCGTCCCTGGCGGCCCCCGAGGTCAAGTCCGACCGTATTGGCGAAATGGTCCTGGCAGCCTTGCATGCCCTGGACCATGTGGCCTATATCCGTTTTGCCTCCATCTATCTGAGCTTTGCCAGTGTGCAGTCCTTCCGCGAGGCCATCGAGCGGCTCGAGGATGACCTGACGCCGGAGATGCGCCGTTCACAGCTGCGCCTGATCGATGAGGGACTCGCCGACACGGATGCCGCCGCACCGGGGGATTCGCAGGAGGGCAGTTGA
- the glyA gene encoding serine hydroxymethyltransferase, whose product MFSIDMSIHGYDDELWGAISKEAQRQEEHIELIASENYTSPRVMEAQGSVLTNKYAEGYPGKRYYGGCEYVDIVEQLAIDRLKQLYGADYANVQPHSGSQANAAVYMALLQPHDTVLGMSLDAGGHLTHGAKPNFSGKIYNAVQYGITDEGLIDYDEVQRLATEHQPKMIVAGFSAYSRVVDWKRFREIADSVGAYLMVDMAHVSGLIAAGEYPNPIDHAHVVTSTTHKSLRGPRGGFIITKGQPELNKKFQSLIFPGTQGGPLMHVIAGKAVAFKEALEPEFKTYQKQVIANARAMAEVLVERGYDIVSGGTDNHLFLLSLVSKGMTGKAADAALGRANITVNKNAVPNDPESPFVTSGIRIGTAALTTRGFTEAESRELAGWIADVLDDHENEQVIDATRDKVVEICRRFPVYGAPE is encoded by the coding sequence ATGTTTTCGATCGACATGAGTATCCACGGCTACGACGACGAACTCTGGGGCGCCATCAGCAAGGAGGCGCAGCGCCAGGAAGAGCATATCGAGCTGATCGCCTCCGAGAACTACACCAGCCCGCGCGTGATGGAGGCCCAGGGCTCCGTGCTGACCAACAAGTACGCCGAGGGCTATCCGGGCAAGCGCTACTACGGTGGCTGCGAGTATGTGGATATCGTCGAGCAGCTCGCGATCGATCGCCTCAAGCAGCTCTACGGCGCCGACTACGCGAACGTGCAGCCGCATTCCGGCTCGCAGGCCAACGCGGCCGTGTACATGGCCCTGCTGCAGCCGCATGACACCGTGCTGGGCATGAGCCTGGACGCCGGCGGTCACCTGACCCACGGCGCCAAGCCGAACTTCTCCGGCAAGATCTACAACGCGGTGCAGTACGGCATCACCGACGAGGGTCTGATCGACTACGACGAGGTCCAGCGCCTGGCCACCGAGCACCAGCCGAAGATGATCGTCGCCGGCTTCTCCGCCTACTCGCGCGTGGTCGACTGGAAGCGCTTCCGCGAGATCGCCGATTCCGTGGGCGCCTACCTGATGGTGGACATGGCCCACGTCTCCGGCCTGATCGCCGCCGGCGAATACCCGAACCCGATCGACCACGCCCACGTGGTCACTTCCACCACGCACAAGTCCCTGCGCGGGCCGCGTGGCGGCTTCATCATCACCAAGGGCCAGCCGGAGCTGAACAAGAAGTTCCAGTCGCTGATCTTCCCGGGTACCCAGGGCGGCCCGCTGATGCACGTGATCGCCGGCAAGGCGGTGGCCTTCAAGGAGGCCCTGGAGCCGGAATTCAAGACCTATCAGAAGCAGGTGATCGCCAACGCCCGCGCGATGGCCGAGGTCCTGGTCGAGCGTGGCTACGACATCGTCTCCGGCGGGACCGACAATCACCTGTTCCTGCTGAGCCTGGTGTCCAAGGGCATGACCGGCAAGGCCGCGGACGCCGCGCTGGGTCGCGCCAACATCACGGTCAACAAGAACGCCGTGCCCAACGATCCGGAATCCCCATTCGTGACCTCCGGCATCCGCATCGGCACCGCCGCTCTGACCACGCGTGGCTTCACCGAAGCGGAGTCGCGCGAGCTGGCCGGCTGGATCGCCGACGTGCTGGACGACCACGAGAACGAGCAGGTGATCGACGCGACCCGCGACAAGGTCGTCGAGATCTGCCGCCGCTTCCCGGTCTACGGCGCCCCCGAATAA
- a CDS encoding PEP-CTERM sorting domain-containing protein — protein MNPKRTTPYFASAALLLGLGLSGAAQASLISCASLDGGVENRVTANIGCQILEPLDGHANDPVGGDPSNWIVNTAGGTGFFGISDWQFDGRWEDPPNSNGDPLEFDPADPTLNLVTLDGTSQGGTWTLDPSFVYGDLLFLFKDGRGTNLTGFLMTGYNGSYLSPFIDPPFDFPGASPKDISHVSIYYRPNGQVPEPHTLLLLGLGLGLLGIAVRRKARRDTMAA, from the coding sequence ATGAACCCCAAACGTACTACACCCTATTTCGCGAGTGCCGCCCTGTTGCTGGGCCTGGGCCTTTCCGGCGCCGCACAGGCTTCGTTGATCAGCTGCGCCAGCCTGGATGGCGGCGTTGAAAACCGCGTCACCGCCAACATCGGCTGCCAGATCCTCGAACCCCTGGATGGGCATGCAAACGACCCTGTGGGAGGCGACCCCTCCAACTGGATCGTCAACACGGCCGGTGGCACGGGCTTTTTCGGCATCAGTGACTGGCAGTTCGATGGCCGCTGGGAAGATCCGCCGAACAGCAACGGCGATCCGCTGGAGTTTGATCCGGCCGATCCGACCCTCAACCTGGTCACGCTGGACGGAACCTCCCAGGGCGGGACCTGGACACTGGATCCGAGCTTTGTCTACGGCGACCTGCTGTTCCTGTTCAAGGATGGCCGCGGCACCAATCTGACCGGGTTCCTGATGACTGGCTATAACGGCAGCTACCTCTCGCCATTCATTGACCCGCCGTTTGACTTCCCGGGTGCAAGCCCCAAAGACATCTCCCACGTGAGCATCTACTACCGTCCGAACGGGCAGGTACCGGAGCCCCACACACTGTTGCTACTGGGTCTGGGTCTGGGCTTGCTGGGTATCGCCGTCCGCCGCAAAGCACGCAGGGACACGATGGCGGCCTGA
- a CDS encoding PEP-CTERM sorting domain-containing protein: MLSFLAGTVFLLTLSLSGATQAALLDCTALSGNVGDKVTNNLGCQILSPLDGAATDSTTGDPSSWLVNTAGDTGFFGISDWLFDGRWTSPGSNSSTLASFDGNRHSGQWNLDSEWDYGDLLFVFSHGSGTNLVGFLMTGINGDYSSPFTQPPFSYPGVATRNISHISVYYRSGAVGTVPEPKTMLLMGLGLGLLGLMLRRNRRQGPRFPA, encoded by the coding sequence TTGCTCTCGTTCCTGGCCGGAACGGTGTTCCTGTTGACCCTGTCGCTCTCCGGGGCCACCCAGGCCGCACTGCTCGATTGCACTGCCCTGTCCGGCAACGTCGGTGACAAGGTCACCAACAATCTCGGCTGTCAGATTTTGTCGCCACTGGATGGCGCAGCCACCGACTCCACCACCGGCGATCCCTCCAGCTGGCTTGTGAATACCGCGGGCGACACCGGATTCTTCGGAATCAGCGACTGGCTATTCGACGGCCGCTGGACCTCCCCCGGGTCGAACAGCTCGACCCTCGCCAGCTTTGATGGCAATCGCCACAGCGGGCAATGGAACCTCGATTCCGAATGGGACTATGGAGACCTGCTGTTCGTGTTCAGTCATGGCAGCGGCACCAACCTGGTCGGCTTCCTGATGACCGGGATCAATGGCGATTACAGCTCACCCTTCACCCAACCGCCCTTCAGCTATCCGGGTGTGGCCACACGCAACATCTCGCATATCAGCGTCTATTACCGTTCGGGCGCGGTCGGCACCGTCCCCGAACCGAAGACGATGCTGCTGATGGGACTGGGGCTCGGCCTGCTCGGGCTGATGCTTCGCCGGAACCGACGCCAGGGGCCCCGTTTTCCGGCCTAG
- a CDS encoding TAXI family TRAP transporter solute-binding subunit — MNRSSVPRADRRWLQRLLPVLTLVSLLLATTAQAESRFINIGTGGVTGVYYPAGQHLCRLFNTRRDEHGMRCTAESTGGSVFNLNMIRSGDMDFGVAQSDLQYHAYRGSGRFEEFGPAPHLRAAFSLHAEPLTLVVRPDADIEGLDDLPGKRVNIGNPGSGQRILMEELMGALGWDQDTFRRVSELPSREQAQALCDNRIDAFVFSVGHPSAAIQEPIATCNARLVSIEGSTVDQLVEDTPYYLRALIPAGTYPGQDDDIHTYGVGATLVTSTLTSERAVYEITRAVFENFETFRGLHPAFGPLERETMVDEGLSAPLHPGAQRYFREAGLIE, encoded by the coding sequence ATGAATCGATCCAGTGTGCCGAGGGCCGACCGGCGATGGCTGCAACGCCTGCTGCCAGTGCTCACCCTGGTCAGCCTGCTACTGGCCACCACCGCGCAGGCCGAATCGCGCTTCATCAATATCGGCACAGGCGGGGTCACCGGCGTGTATTACCCGGCGGGCCAGCACCTGTGCCGCCTGTTCAACACCCGTCGCGACGAGCACGGGATGCGCTGCACAGCGGAGAGCACCGGCGGCTCGGTCTTCAATCTCAACATGATCCGCTCGGGCGACATGGACTTCGGCGTCGCGCAGTCGGACCTGCAGTACCACGCCTATCGGGGCTCCGGGCGTTTCGAGGAATTCGGGCCCGCTCCCCATCTCCGGGCGGCGTTCAGCCTGCATGCCGAGCCCCTCACCCTGGTGGTGCGCCCCGACGCAGACATCGAGGGGCTGGATGACCTGCCCGGCAAGCGCGTCAACATCGGCAACCCGGGCTCGGGCCAGCGCATCCTGATGGAAGAACTAATGGGGGCGCTGGGCTGGGACCAGGACACCTTTCGCCGGGTGAGTGAGCTGCCCTCGCGCGAGCAGGCCCAGGCGCTTTGCGACAACCGCATCGACGCCTTTGTATTTTCCGTCGGCCACCCCTCGGCCGCGATTCAGGAACCCATCGCGACCTGCAACGCCCGACTGGTGTCGATCGAGGGTTCAACCGTCGACCAACTGGTCGAGGACACCCCTTATTACCTGCGCGCGCTGATCCCCGCCGGCACCTACCCGGGCCAGGACGACGACATCCATACCTACGGTGTCGGCGCCACGCTGGTGACCTCGACCCTTACATCGGAACGCGCGGTCTACGAGATCACCCGCGCGGTGTTCGAGAACTTCGAGACCTTTCGCGGCCTGCATCCGGCCTTTGGCCCGCTGGAACGCGAGACGATGGTGGACGAAGGACTGTCGGCCCCCCTGCATCCGGGGGCCCAACGCTATTTCCGTGAAGCGGGGCTGATCGAATGA
- a CDS encoding TRAP transporter permease — translation MSDTRGTTGGATEPADNAAETAQELESGARHPGRGTRSLIWLTAVAWSLFQIWIASPLGDWLDFFVVSDTEARSIHLAFAVFLAYLLFPAIRPGTRHVSWPRAIGVTYALGGLVLMVFGIWQLLGLERLAEVYVIIGLTLLVVALPLLRGHDPIHHIPLTDWMFAAIAAFSALYLYLFHAELADRPGAPSDVDLIVAGIGLILLLEATRRVLGPALTIIAAIFLFYTFAGPIMPDIIAHRGASYPRAMAQQWLSNEGVFGIALGVSTSFVFLFVLFGALLERAGAGDYFIRVAFSLLGHMRGGPAKAAVMASGMTGVVSGSSIANVVTTGTFTVPLMKRVGFSPHKAGAVEVASSVNGQLMPPVMGAAAFLMVEYVGIPYVEVLKHAILPALIAYIALIYIVHLEACKNGMEGLKRATVTTWRGRLISFGITVSSLIILAAAVYWGLGWIKDLAGDAAAWIIAALLFTAYMVLLWIAAHEPEAEPLDTERPLPRVLPTVLGGLHYVLPLVVLVWALVVERLSPGLSAFWAVAFMIFIVLTQRPLVALFRRQGRLAQATWVGVWELFQGFETGARNMIGIGVATAAAGIIVGTVAMTGVGLVLTDLVDTLSGGNLLMVLLLTALISLVLGLGLPTTANYIVVATLMAPVIVELGAQNDILIPLIAAHLFVFYFGIMADVTPPVGLASFAGAAVAKADPIRTGIQAFAYSLRTIALPFFFIFNSQLLLIGVDNVFQLLLVFLGSLAGILLFTAATQGWFLARSRRWESALLLVSAFVLLAPTVLMDRVAEPYERVPAEQLFEVVETVPDRESLRVEATGIDLEGREITRTVMFPLGDPGLEPRERLSDAGLDVTFDTDTEKARIQTVAFGSPAGRVGLEGGWTITSVLVDTDRPSPYWWYLPGLLPALLVAWNQRRREPPAGPTATAPALSA, via the coding sequence ATGAGCGATACCAGGGGGACCACCGGGGGGGCCACGGAACCGGCCGACAACGCGGCCGAGACTGCTCAGGAGCTGGAATCCGGCGCACGTCATCCGGGGCGCGGCACGCGCAGCCTGATCTGGCTGACGGCGGTGGCCTGGTCTCTGTTCCAGATCTGGATCGCCTCGCCCCTGGGCGACTGGCTGGATTTCTTTGTCGTCTCGGACACCGAGGCGCGCTCGATCCATCTGGCCTTTGCAGTCTTCCTGGCCTATCTGCTGTTTCCCGCGATCCGGCCGGGCACACGCCACGTGTCCTGGCCACGCGCCATTGGCGTGACCTATGCCCTGGGCGGGCTGGTCCTGATGGTGTTCGGGATCTGGCAATTGCTGGGCCTGGAGCGCCTGGCCGAGGTCTACGTGATCATCGGGCTGACCCTTCTGGTGGTCGCATTGCCGCTGCTGCGCGGCCATGACCCCATCCACCACATACCGCTGACCGACTGGATGTTCGCTGCAATCGCGGCCTTCAGTGCGCTGTATCTGTACCTGTTCCACGCCGAGCTGGCTGACCGTCCCGGGGCGCCCTCGGACGTCGACCTGATCGTCGCCGGGATCGGCCTGATCCTGCTGCTGGAGGCCACCCGGCGGGTACTGGGCCCGGCGCTGACGATCATTGCCGCGATCTTTTTGTTCTACACCTTCGCCGGCCCGATCATGCCGGACATCATTGCCCATCGCGGCGCCAGCTATCCGCGCGCGATGGCCCAGCAGTGGCTGTCCAACGAAGGCGTGTTCGGGATCGCGCTCGGCGTCTCGACCAGCTTCGTGTTCCTGTTCGTGCTGTTCGGCGCGCTACTGGAACGGGCCGGCGCCGGCGACTACTTCATTCGCGTGGCGTTCTCGCTGCTGGGGCACATGCGCGGTGGCCCGGCCAAGGCGGCGGTGATGGCGTCCGGGATGACCGGCGTGGTCTCGGGCTCGTCCATCGCCAATGTCGTCACCACCGGGACCTTCACCGTGCCCCTGATGAAGCGGGTCGGCTTCAGCCCGCACAAGGCCGGGGCCGTGGAGGTCGCCAGCTCGGTGAACGGGCAGCTGATGCCGCCGGTGATGGGTGCGGCCGCGTTCCTGATGGTCGAGTACGTCGGGATTCCCTATGTCGAGGTCCTCAAGCACGCGATCCTGCCGGCCCTGATCGCCTATATCGCGCTGATCTACATCGTGCACCTGGAGGCCTGCAAGAACGGCATGGAGGGCCTCAAGCGCGCTACCGTCACCACCTGGCGCGGCCGCCTGATCAGCTTCGGGATTACCGTCTCCAGCCTGATCATCCTCGCCGCCGCGGTGTACTGGGGGCTCGGCTGGATCAAGGACCTGGCCGGCGACGCCGCCGCCTGGATCATCGCCGCTTTGCTGTTTACCGCCTATATGGTGCTGCTGTGGATTGCCGCTCACGAGCCGGAGGCGGAGCCGCTGGATACCGAGCGTCCCCTGCCGCGCGTGCTGCCCACAGTGCTGGGCGGCCTGCACTATGTGCTGCCGCTGGTGGTGCTCGTCTGGGCCCTGGTCGTGGAGCGCCTGTCGCCGGGGCTTTCCGCCTTCTGGGCCGTGGCGTTCATGATCTTCATCGTGCTGACCCAGCGGCCGCTGGTGGCGCTGTTCCGGCGCCAGGGCCGGCTCGCCCAGGCGACCTGGGTCGGGGTGTGGGAGCTGTTCCAGGGCTTCGAGACCGGCGCGCGCAACATGATCGGCATCGGGGTGGCGACCGCGGCGGCCGGGATCATCGTCGGCACCGTCGCGATGACCGGGGTCGGACTGGTGCTGACCGACCTGGTCGACACCCTGTCCGGCGGCAACCTGCTGATGGTGCTTTTGCTGACCGCGCTGATCAGCCTGGTGCTGGGCCTGGGGCTGCCGACCACCGCGAACTACATCGTGGTCGCGACCCTGATGGCCCCGGTGATCGTGGAGCTGGGGGCGCAGAACGACATCCTGATACCGCTGATCGCCGCACACCTGTTCGTGTTCTATTTCGGCATCATGGCGGACGTGACACCGCCCGTGGGGCTGGCCTCGTTCGCCGGGGCGGCCGTCGCCAAGGCAGACCCGATCCGCACCGGCATACAGGCCTTCGCCTACAGCCTGCGCACCATCGCGCTGCCGTTCTTCTTCATCTTCAACAGCCAGCTGCTGCTGATCGGCGTGGATAACGTGTTCCAGCTGCTGCTGGTCTTCCTCGGCTCTCTGGCGGGCATCCTCCTGTTCACTGCGGCGACCCAGGGCTGGTTCCTGGCCCGCAGCCGGCGCTGGGAATCGGCACTGCTGCTGGTCAGTGCGTTCGTGCTGCTGGCCCCGACCGTACTGATGGACCGCGTGGCGGAGCCCTACGAGCGTGTGCCGGCCGAACAGCTGTTCGAGGTCGTGGAGACCGTCCCGGATCGCGAATCGCTGCGGGTCGAGGCCACCGGCATCGACCTGGAGGGCCGCGAGATCACCCGCACCGTGATGTTCCCGCTGGGCGACCCGGGCCTGGAGCCGCGCGAGCGCCTGTCCGATGCCGGACTCGATGTCACCTTCGATACGGACACGGAAAAAGCGCGCATTCAGACGGTTGCTTTTGGCAGCCCGGCCGGCCGAGTAGGCTTGGAAGGAGGCTGGACGATCACCAGCGTGCTCGTGGATACGGACCGCCCGAGCCCCTACTGGTGGTACCTCCCGGGCCTGCTGCCGGCGCTGCTGGTGGCCTGGAACCAGCGCCGTCGCGAACCGCCCGCCGGGCCTACCGCGACGGCACCGGCGCTCAGCGCCTGA
- a CDS encoding DUF302 domain-containing protein: MEQPKYGFNVILSVPMDTAIERTTAALGEEGFGILSEIDVAAAFKKKLDLDHRPYRILGACNPHLARHAIEADPNIGLLLPCNVLVQDNQDGTCTVGFMDPVAVMALVDKPGVEALASDVRERLERVRQALEAGEPATR, from the coding sequence ATGGAACAACCCAAGTACGGCTTTAACGTGATTCTGAGCGTCCCGATGGATACGGCCATCGAGCGCACGACAGCGGCCCTCGGCGAGGAGGGCTTCGGCATCCTCAGCGAGATCGATGTAGCCGCCGCCTTCAAGAAGAAGCTGGATCTCGATCATCGCCCCTATCGCATCCTCGGCGCCTGCAACCCGCATCTCGCGCGTCATGCCATCGAGGCCGATCCCAACATCGGGCTGCTACTACCCTGCAACGTCCTGGTGCAGGACAACCAGGACGGGACCTGCACCGTCGGCTTCATGGACCCGGTAGCGGTGATGGCCCTGGTGGACAAACCGGGCGTCGAGGCCCTTGCCAGCGATGTCCGGGAACGCCTCGAACGGGTCCGCCAGGCACTGGAAGCCGGTGAGCCTGCCACCCGGTGA
- the glcE gene encoding glycolate oxidase subunit GlcE produces the protein MRDNKDHAAPLAEAIREASVAGTRIAVRGGRQHGDQSFPDGLPSGVLQLETREHRGIATLEPSELVVTVRSGTPVVTLDQALAEVGMMLPFEPALGNPEATVGGMVALGMSGPRRPWAAALRDAVLGTRVVNGRGEILQFGGQVMKNVAGFDVSRLMCGSQGGLGLILETSFKLLPRPPCERYLQREDDAESFVARCSAWGRTGWPFSGIAWHDGVTHIRLGGGEEAVDEAIQRIDAEPGDPARGFWDALRDRSLPLFTDELAAEARLWRISLPPATEPLALSGEWLMNWGGAERWLRTTEHAETVRRVVTDAGGHARLWLGDAPGVPRLHPRGEALEALEGRLRESLDPDGVFFAPLLPNPRSRRPRTT, from the coding sequence GTGAGAGATAACAAGGACCATGCCGCGCCGCTCGCGGAGGCGATTCGCGAGGCCAGCGTTGCGGGGACCCGAATCGCCGTGCGCGGCGGGCGCCAGCATGGTGATCAGAGCTTCCCCGACGGCCTCCCCTCCGGTGTACTCCAGCTGGAGACCCGCGAGCACCGGGGTATCGCGACCCTGGAGCCGAGCGAGCTGGTCGTCACCGTGCGCAGCGGAACGCCCGTGGTCACGCTGGACCAGGCGCTGGCCGAGGTCGGCATGATGCTCCCCTTCGAGCCCGCGCTGGGTAATCCCGAAGCCACCGTCGGCGGCATGGTCGCGCTGGGGATGTCGGGACCGCGGCGCCCGTGGGCCGCCGCGCTACGCGATGCGGTGCTGGGCACCCGGGTTGTGAACGGACGTGGCGAGATCCTGCAGTTCGGCGGCCAGGTCATGAAGAACGTCGCCGGCTTCGATGTCTCCCGTCTGATGTGCGGCAGCCAGGGCGGTCTCGGGCTGATCCTGGAGACCAGCTTCAAGCTGCTGCCAAGACCGCCCTGCGAGCGCTACCTGCAACGCGAGGATGATGCGGAGTCGTTCGTCGCGCGCTGCAGCGCCTGGGGGCGCACCGGGTGGCCGTTCTCGGGGATCGCCTGGCACGACGGCGTCACCCATATTCGGCTCGGTGGCGGCGAGGAGGCGGTCGACGAGGCCATCCAGCGCATCGACGCCGAACCGGGCGACCCGGCCCGGGGCTTCTGGGACGCGCTGAGGGACCGCAGCCTGCCCCTGTTCACGGACGAGCTGGCCGCCGAGGCCCGGCTGTGGCGGATCAGCCTGCCGCCGGCGACGGAACCGCTCGCGCTTTCCGGCGAATGGCTGATGAACTGGGGTGGCGCGGAGCGCTGGCTGCGCACGACGGAGCACGCTGAGACCGTGCGCCGCGTCGTGACCGACGCCGGCGGGCACGCCCGCCTGTGGCTCGGCGACGCCCCGGGCGTGCCCCGCCTGCACCCGCGCGGGGAGGCACTGGAGGCCCTGGAAGGCCGCCTGCGCGAGTCCCTGGACCCGGATGGCGTCTTCTTCGCCCCCCTGCTGCCGAACCCGCGCTCCCGCCGGCCGCGCACGACCTGA